A stretch of the Rhizobium leguminosarum genome encodes the following:
- a CDS encoding substrate-binding domain-containing protein, whose product MTQNALRFSNAGRMALLAGSCLCIAGVAQAADPLVKACAKDGEFVIGFSQANNAEPYRQHVNDELETAAKAVPQFTLQIADGAGNVNTQTSQVDNFITQKVDLLLISPFEAAPLTPAVKRAMDAGIPVIELDRKTNGEAGKDYTAFIGGDNYKIALAAGEYTSKTLLPDGGEAAVLEGLPSSTPAVERLNGFKDGVKANSKIQIVAEQAADWLPDKAQTAFAAMLQAHPDIKMVYASNDMMAAGALLAAKGAGKSVKIIGTDGLPGPAGGIEAVAKGDWSATFTYPTGGKEAIDMAKSILLDCASSVEPTVTVDTTAITPENAKQMMGK is encoded by the coding sequence ATGACACAGAACGCACTTCGATTTTCGAATGCCGGGCGCATGGCACTCCTGGCCGGCTCATGTCTTTGTATTGCCGGCGTGGCTCAGGCTGCTGATCCGCTTGTGAAGGCTTGCGCCAAGGATGGCGAATTCGTCATCGGCTTCTCGCAGGCAAACAATGCGGAGCCCTACCGCCAGCACGTCAACGATGAACTTGAGACAGCCGCCAAGGCAGTCCCACAGTTCACACTGCAGATCGCCGACGGGGCAGGCAACGTCAACACTCAGACGTCGCAGGTCGACAATTTCATCACCCAAAAGGTCGACCTCCTGTTGATCTCGCCTTTCGAGGCGGCTCCGCTGACACCCGCCGTCAAGCGGGCAATGGACGCGGGTATCCCGGTCATCGAACTTGATCGCAAGACGAACGGTGAAGCTGGCAAGGACTACACAGCTTTCATTGGAGGCGATAACTACAAGATTGCGCTGGCTGCCGGCGAATATACGAGCAAGACGCTTCTTCCAGATGGCGGCGAGGCTGCCGTGCTGGAGGGCCTGCCGAGTTCGACACCCGCCGTCGAGCGGCTCAATGGCTTCAAAGATGGCGTGAAGGCCAATTCGAAGATCCAGATCGTGGCCGAACAGGCGGCCGACTGGCTGCCGGATAAAGCGCAAACGGCGTTCGCCGCCATGCTGCAGGCTCATCCGGATATCAAGATGGTCTATGCCAGCAATGATATGATGGCGGCGGGTGCGCTGCTTGCTGCAAAAGGTGCCGGTAAGAGCGTGAAGATCATCGGCACTGACGGCCTGCCTGGGCCTGCCGGGGGAATTGAAGCGGTCGCAAAGGGCGATTGGTCTGCGACCTTTACCTATCCTACGGGAGGGAAGGAGGCGATCGACATGGCAAAGTCGATATTGCTGGACTGCGCGTCGTCTGTTGAGCCAACGGTAACGGTCGATACCACAGCCATCACGCCCGAAAACGCGAAGCAAATGATGGGTAAGTAA